The proteins below are encoded in one region of Bacteroidota bacterium:
- a CDS encoding twin-arginine translocase TatA/TatE family subunit, with protein MFKNLGAFELLVIVAIIMLFFGGKKIPELMRGLGKGMHEFKKASAGESHDDEAEKKAQ; from the coding sequence ATGTTTAAGAATCTGGGAGCATTCGAGCTTCTCGTCATCGTGGCGATCATCATGCTGTTTTTCGGCGGCAAGAAGATCCCGGAATTGATGCGCGGGCTTGGCAAGGGAATGCACGAGTTTAAGAAGGCTTCGGCAGGCGAAAGCCATGACGACGAAGCTGAAAAGAAGGCTCAGTAA
- the purQ gene encoding phosphoribosylformylglycinamidine synthase subunit PurQ, whose amino-acid sequence MRTRIVQFPGSNCDHDAIYAVKNILGEPDTEFVWHKDDSIGKNVDLVILPGGFSFGDYLRTGAIARFSPVMKDVIRFANDGGTVIGICNGFQVLCESGLLPGVLVRNNQLKFRCKFLTLRTENTSTRFTSEYGNGQVIKVPIAHGEGNYLADPEVIAELEANNQVVFRYSDEPGNITDQANPNGSINNIAGIVNKTGNVLGMMPHPERACDVALGSADGLGVFRSLKKHFDTVVSNVRSGGVLVSERS is encoded by the coding sequence ATGAGGACACGCATCGTCCAATTCCCGGGCTCGAACTGCGACCACGACGCGATCTACGCCGTCAAGAATATTCTCGGCGAACCGGATACCGAGTTCGTTTGGCATAAAGACGACTCGATCGGCAAGAACGTCGATCTCGTGATCCTTCCCGGCGGCTTCTCGTTCGGCGACTATCTCCGAACCGGGGCTATCGCACGGTTCTCGCCGGTGATGAAGGATGTCATCCGTTTCGCAAACGACGGCGGTACGGTCATTGGTATCTGCAACGGGTTTCAGGTGCTCTGCGAAAGCGGTCTGTTGCCCGGAGTACTCGTGCGAAACAACCAACTCAAGTTTCGCTGCAAGTTTCTCACGCTGCGCACCGAGAATACCTCGACGCGCTTCACGAGCGAGTACGGCAACGGACAAGTGATCAAGGTCCCGATCGCGCACGGCGAAGGTAATTACCTTGCCGACCCTGAAGTGATCGCAGAGCTCGAAGCGAACAATCAGGTTGTGTTCCGGTATTCGGATGAGCCGGGCAACATCACCGACCAAGCGAATCCGAACGGCTCGATCAACAACATCGCGGGTATCGTCAACAAGACGGGTAATGTGCTCGGGATGATGCCGCATCCGGAGCGGGCCTGCGACGTGGCGCTTGGCAGTGCCGACGGGCTTGGGGTATTCCGCTCGCTGAAGAAGCACTTCGATACGGTCGTGTCGAACGTTCGTTCCGGCGGGGTACTGGTATCGGAGCGTAGTTAA
- the purS gene encoding phosphoribosylformylglycinamidine synthase subunit PurS, whose amino-acid sequence MHYQVYVATERKEAILDPQGKATHHALESLGMKEVGDVRIGKFIRLDVNAASKQEAIKVAEKSSHELLANPIMETFRIVEVREVAGA is encoded by the coding sequence ATGCACTACCAAGTCTATGTAGCAACGGAGCGGAAAGAGGCGATTCTCGATCCGCAGGGGAAGGCGACGCATCATGCGCTCGAATCGCTTGGCATGAAAGAGGTTGGTGACGTCCGGATCGGAAAGTTCATCCGCCTCGATGTGAATGCAGCATCGAAACAGGAGGCGATCAAGGTCGCCGAGAAGTCGAGCCACGAACTGCTTGCCAATCCGATCATGGAGACATTCCGCATCGTCGAGGTGCGGGAGGTGGCGGGCGCATGA
- a CDS encoding DUF4411 family protein, translating into MSVYVVDSNFFIEAHRRSYPLDVATGFWAKVKQLADQGTILSIDKVKHEIFKKEDALKDWCEQNLDPGFFRDSGDSLAKYAEVIRWASSMATHYKPSALLEFLDADEADAWLVAFSLVEPNERIIVTYEVSDPNNRKKIKISEACVSCGAQYINPIEMFRRLGERF; encoded by the coding sequence ATGAGTGTATATGTGGTCGACAGCAATTTCTTCATTGAGGCCCATCGAAGGAGTTATCCTTTAGATGTTGCGACGGGCTTCTGGGCAAAGGTGAAGCAACTGGCCGATCAAGGGACAATTCTCTCCATCGATAAGGTTAAGCATGAGATTTTCAAGAAAGAGGATGCACTGAAGGACTGGTGCGAGCAGAACCTTGACCCAGGTTTCTTTCGCGACAGCGGTGACTCCCTAGCCAAATATGCGGAGGTGATTCGGTGGGCTAGTTCAATGGCTACCCATTACAAACCAAGCGCTCTATTAGAGTTCCTTGACGCTGACGAGGCTGATGCATGGCTCGTTGCGTTTTCTCTTGTCGAGCCCAACGAACGGATCATTGTGACCTACGAGGTGAGCGACCCAAACAATCGAAAGAAGATCAAGATATCGGAAGCATGCGTGTCCTGCGGCGCACAATACATCAATCCGATTGAGATGTTCCGGAGGTTAGGAGAGCGGTTCTAA
- a CDS encoding ImmA/IrrE family metallo-endopeptidase: MSQRVDVNPELLSWAVTRAGFTLPEFAADFPMILDWMSGKKPTLIQLEKFSKKVHVPFGYLMLPAPPEEQLPIPFFRTGKGTTEKVSVNVYDTILQLQQRQDWLRDYFKDNEFEPVGFVGKFRSSRNYAEIAQDIRTTLGLPEEWASGFRTWEEALTRLTEKIEDQRIVVVFNGVVGNNTTRPISVEECRGFVLVDDLAPFMFINNSDSKSAQLFTLVHELAHIWVGQSAGFDFRRLQPADNATEILCDKVAAEFLVPAAHFLKIWSPEGGLRAAARHFKVSEIVVARRALDLGVFTKKQFFDFYEEYIGREFKKRESGGGDFFRTTKVRLSLSFAAHVNRAVRSGQLLYRDAYKLTNLTGATYQTFVSKYF, translated from the coding sequence ATGAGTCAGCGAGTCGATGTTAATCCCGAACTGCTTAGCTGGGCCGTAACCCGGGCTGGATTCACGCTGCCGGAGTTCGCGGCCGACTTCCCGATGATCCTCGACTGGATGAGTGGCAAGAAGCCTACGCTCATCCAATTGGAAAAATTCTCCAAGAAGGTGCATGTCCCCTTCGGTTACTTGATGCTCCCGGCCCCTCCCGAGGAACAATTGCCAATTCCGTTCTTTCGTACTGGGAAAGGCACTACTGAGAAGGTAAGTGTGAACGTTTATGACACAATCTTGCAGCTACAGCAGCGGCAGGATTGGCTCCGAGACTACTTCAAAGACAACGAGTTCGAACCTGTTGGCTTTGTCGGGAAATTCCGGAGCAGTCGCAATTATGCGGAGATAGCCCAGGATATTCGGACGACGCTTGGTTTGCCCGAGGAATGGGCAAGTGGTTTTCGAACATGGGAAGAGGCCTTGACTCGGCTGACAGAGAAGATTGAAGACCAACGGATTGTTGTAGTATTCAATGGTGTAGTTGGGAATAATACCACGCGTCCAATCAGCGTCGAAGAGTGCCGCGGTTTTGTCTTGGTAGACGATCTCGCGCCCTTCATGTTCATCAATAACTCGGATAGCAAGTCTGCCCAATTGTTTACGTTGGTGCATGAACTAGCACACATCTGGGTCGGTCAAAGTGCAGGTTTCGATTTTCGGCGGCTGCAACCAGCTGATAATGCTACGGAAATTCTGTGTGATAAGGTTGCGGCTGAATTTCTAGTCCCGGCTGCTCATTTTTTGAAGATATGGTCCCCGGAGGGTGGTCTTCGCGCAGCCGCAAGACATTTCAAAGTCAGTGAGATCGTAGTTGCCCGAAGAGCGCTTGATTTGGGCGTGTTCACAAAAAAGCAGTTCTTCGATTTCTACGAGGAGTATATCGGTCGTGAGTTCAAGAAGCGAGAGAGCGGTGGTGGGGACTTCTTTCGGACAACTAAAGTCCGATTGAGCCTATCCTTCGCGGCTCATGTAAATCGTGCCGTGCGTTCCGGTCAACTTCTGTATCGAGATGCTTACAAGCTGACTAACCTGACGGGAGCCACTTATCAAACATTTGTCTCGAAGTATTTTTGA
- a CDS encoding T9SS type A sorting domain-containing protein, whose amino-acid sequence MKITPIVLCAICALCIAFGVGRAQITSEHKYHADSLNIGKLWLLEVDSADWRYVYLTGTSNADTISVYTLAHQLEKVIPIPLTPPKFAGPGYPGLRLEYFARRLFDLDDQYEYLVYTGSELSPSTYIFNESGKTVFSCDSCQPSYSEWTSGPRNHDAIVSTTSGSKMLMTFVTKPVGYQEVYSLPGNLPGAMQAFRAQSGVTSTAENGSGSAAAFPNPASKEVRIVYTLPAGATTADLVISDVLGKECKRYRVGSAFNDILISPGELSSGTYFYSLVSEKGRSEVRKLVVGK is encoded by the coding sequence ATGAAAATTACTCCTATCGTCCTCTGTGCCATATGCGCACTCTGTATAGCGTTCGGTGTCGGACGGGCACAAATCACCTCAGAGCACAAATATCATGCCGATTCGCTGAACATTGGAAAATTGTGGCTGCTCGAGGTGGACTCGGCCGATTGGCGCTATGTGTATCTGACCGGCACGTCGAATGCCGACACCATCTCTGTGTACACCCTTGCGCACCAACTCGAAAAGGTTATCCCAATTCCTCTGACTCCGCCGAAGTTCGCCGGTCCCGGCTATCCGGGATTGCGGCTCGAGTACTTCGCTCGTCGACTCTTCGATCTCGACGATCAGTACGAGTATCTGGTCTATACGGGTTCTGAGCTGTCGCCATCGACATACATCTTCAACGAATCGGGCAAAACCGTTTTTTCATGCGATTCCTGTCAGCCGAGCTACAGTGAATGGACCTCTGGTCCGCGGAATCACGACGCCATCGTATCCACGACTTCCGGTTCCAAGATGTTGATGACGTTCGTCACAAAACCCGTCGGCTACCAAGAGGTGTATTCGTTGCCCGGCAACTTGCCGGGTGCGATGCAGGCGTTCCGGGCACAGAGCGGTGTTACATCCACGGCTGAGAATGGTAGTGGCTCGGCCGCAGCCTTTCCAAATCCCGCAAGCAAAGAAGTCCGCATCGTGTACACGCTTCCTGCTGGAGCAACGACCGCTGACCTCGTCATCTCCGACGTCTTGGGAAAAGAGTGTAAGCGCTACCGCGTCGGCAGCGCATTCAACGACATCCTTATCAGCCCTGGCGAACTCTCCTCGGGTACGTATTTCTATTCGCTCGTGAGCGAGAAGGGACGCAGCGAGGTACGGAAGTTGGTGGTCGGGAAATAA
- a CDS encoding DUF1801 domain-containing protein: MTVQAQINAFITSQPEGKRSDIQALHTLTLAAMPKCKLWFSDGTDETGKTVSNPTIGYGLQTITYANGKTKDFFQIGLSANKTGISVYILGIADKTYLAKTFGKKLGKASVTGYCIKFKALKDIDSDVLVAAIRYGAYEAPKQAKKK; this comes from the coding sequence ATGACCGTCCAGGCACAGATCAACGCATTCATTACAAGCCAACCGGAAGGGAAACGAAGCGACATTCAAGCACTGCATACGCTGACACTCGCGGCGATGCCGAAGTGCAAGCTCTGGTTCTCCGACGGAACCGACGAGACGGGAAAGACCGTCAGCAACCCGACGATCGGCTATGGCTTGCAGACGATCACGTATGCCAACGGGAAGACCAAAGACTTCTTCCAGATCGGACTCAGTGCAAACAAGACCGGCATCTCCGTCTATATCCTCGGCATCGCCGACAAAACGTATTTGGCAAAGACGTTCGGAAAGAAGCTCGGCAAAGCGAGCGTCACGGGATACTGCATCAAGTTCAAAGCGCTGAAGGATATTGACTCAGACGTTCTCGTCGCAGCAATCCGCTACGGGGCCTACGAAGCGCCGAAGCAAGCGAAGAAGAAATAG
- the pssA gene encoding CDP-diacylglycerol--serine O-phosphatidyltransferase, whose amino-acid sequence MAGRPLIQRTRSVIPSLFTSMNLFSGFIAIKCAMMDGNYEKAAWFIVLGAIFDTLDGLMARLTHSASEFGVELDSLADVVTFGVAPSAIIYKLFFYQYAGVGMLVAALPAICGALRLARFNVQLVGFDKDYFRGLPIPSAALFIVSFVVFHFNRHSPEFIAPQTFDALMFFVTIGASALMVSTVKYETMPKFSGAAIKKEPWKFIVVLVAIVAAIVTKGSAIFPFFFAFAIFGAVRSMIVRVRRYLKERNATALFDEDELEEEDRSMLGM is encoded by the coding sequence GTGGCAGGCCGCCCATTAATACAGCGCACGCGTTCGGTTATTCCGTCGCTCTTTACGTCGATGAACCTCTTCAGCGGGTTCATCGCGATCAAGTGTGCGATGATGGATGGCAACTACGAAAAAGCCGCGTGGTTCATCGTCCTCGGCGCGATCTTCGATACGCTCGACGGCCTCATGGCGCGCCTAACGCACTCGGCATCGGAGTTCGGCGTCGAGCTCGATTCGCTTGCCGACGTCGTCACGTTCGGCGTCGCACCGAGCGCCATCATCTACAAGCTCTTCTTCTATCAATACGCCGGCGTCGGGATGCTCGTCGCCGCACTACCTGCGATCTGCGGTGCGCTTCGGCTTGCGCGCTTCAACGTGCAACTTGTCGGCTTCGATAAGGATTACTTCCGTGGCCTGCCGATTCCGTCAGCCGCGCTCTTTATTGTTTCGTTCGTCGTCTTCCACTTCAATCGCCACTCGCCTGAGTTCATCGCACCCCAAACGTTCGACGCATTGATGTTCTTCGTGACAATTGGCGCCTCGGCGTTGATGGTGAGCACCGTGAAGTACGAGACGATGCCGAAATTCTCCGGCGCGGCGATCAAGAAGGAGCCGTGGAAATTTATCGTCGTGCTCGTCGCCATCGTCGCGGCGATCGTCACAAAAGGCTCGGCGATCTTCCCATTCTTTTTCGCATTCGCGATCTTCGGCGCTGTGCGCTCGATGATCGTCCGTGTACGCCGCTACCTCAAAGAACGCAACGCCACCGCCCTCTTCGACGAAGACGAACTCGAGGAAGAAGACCGCTCGATGCTTGGGATGTGA
- a CDS encoding phosphatidylserine decarboxylase family protein: protein MFTRYGTDVIIGVLVTVAIIVALALWSDERWVRIVCFAVAAFLVLFTANFFRDPDRTANTGGKPVDDFVISPADGKVVLIKEVDEPDYIGGRATMVSIFMSPLDVHVNRMPASGTVEYLKYIPGKFLVASEPEAVSQNERQCIGMNAGGRKILFNQVTGYVARRIVCTLKQGQTVTSGERFGMIKFGSRVDVYLPAGTPLLVKEGDVTRSGETPIARWQAAH from the coding sequence TTGTTTACCCGCTACGGTACTGATGTGATTATCGGCGTCCTGGTGACGGTCGCCATTATTGTCGCGCTGGCACTCTGGAGCGACGAGCGCTGGGTGCGCATCGTCTGCTTCGCGGTGGCGGCGTTCCTCGTTCTCTTCACCGCGAACTTCTTTCGCGATCCCGACCGCACCGCCAACACCGGCGGCAAGCCCGTCGACGATTTCGTCATTTCGCCTGCCGACGGTAAGGTCGTGCTCATCAAGGAAGTGGACGAACCAGATTACATCGGCGGCCGCGCGACGATGGTCTCGATCTTCATGTCGCCACTCGACGTTCATGTCAACCGCATGCCCGCAAGCGGGACGGTGGAATATCTCAAGTACATCCCCGGCAAATTCCTTGTCGCGAGCGAACCTGAGGCCGTCAGCCAGAACGAGCGGCAGTGCATCGGCATGAATGCCGGCGGCCGCAAGATCCTCTTCAATCAGGTGACGGGGTATGTCGCGCGTCGCATCGTGTGTACGCTCAAGCAAGGACAGACTGTAACAAGCGGCGAACGCTTCGGTATGATCAAGTTCGGGTCGCGCGTCGACGTCTATCTGCCGGCAGGCACACCGCTCTTGGTGAAAGAAGGCGACGTGACGCGTTCCGGAGAAACCCCAATCGCACGGTGGCAGGCCGCCCATTAA
- a CDS encoding T9SS type A sorting domain-containing protein, translating into MNTFRHASICVVAALLSLCATSAHSQDQAMWGRDFYTTFPANELADYETSASLTFELLISASIQTHVSITQGQTKFALDTIIAANTTARVLLPSGVECQSTEVVESNKAIHITTDAAVQVVAISSKPMTSDAWVVYPTNILGTSYRPLCFNASVNPMMFGTGLDHPSEFTVTATENNTQVTITPRTMTMAGTVGPLTYTLNAGDVVQIWGSTADSSMDLTGSLISSDKPIAVLSGHRRTECPSYYTFTDNSGALRTSRDFLCEQMPPITAWAKQALVIPLTANEPQTLVRVLSASDSNVISVDGVNIGVIQAGQFVQIDSIGRSLIEGTGPILVGEYLHTASGVNAQADPSLSIADRPPVVGGIHHLTAITNPTGFTFIFSTIIAKQSDVGSIMIDGAPINPAAANPIGATGYSFVRFSLSAGDHIVSATAPYTVSICGFGQVSSYAYTFPTSLFADPKLSVPTESAVIDRFRIDRIAPNPVNSGNSIQAHVQSPAGTQLQWALYDAAGRNVSGGSTVTHGDGVLSVVLDAQLQNGIYLLRVNAFGSSGAVLHSSAEKIILAR; encoded by the coding sequence ATGAACACATTCCGACATGCTTCGATCTGCGTCGTCGCAGCACTCCTTTCATTGTGTGCCACCTCCGCGCATTCGCAGGACCAGGCGATGTGGGGCCGCGATTTCTACACGACGTTTCCCGCAAACGAGCTAGCGGACTATGAAACGAGTGCTTCATTGACCTTCGAGTTACTTATCAGCGCATCGATCCAAACCCATGTGTCGATCACACAGGGACAGACGAAGTTTGCGCTCGATACGATCATTGCCGCAAACACCACGGCCCGCGTTCTACTTCCGTCGGGCGTCGAGTGCCAGTCGACGGAGGTAGTGGAATCGAACAAAGCGATACATATCACTACCGATGCGGCCGTTCAGGTGGTGGCGATCAGTAGTAAGCCGATGACGAGCGATGCTTGGGTCGTGTACCCGACGAATATCCTCGGGACATCATACCGACCACTGTGTTTTAATGCGTCGGTCAATCCTATGATGTTTGGTACTGGTCTGGACCATCCGAGTGAGTTTACCGTGACCGCAACCGAGAATAACACCCAAGTAACGATCACACCTCGCACGATGACGATGGCGGGAACCGTGGGACCGCTGACATATACGCTCAATGCAGGTGATGTCGTACAGATTTGGGGTTCGACGGCCGATTCGTCGATGGACCTGACCGGATCGCTCATCAGCTCGGATAAACCGATCGCCGTCTTAAGCGGACACCGCCGCACCGAATGCCCGAGCTACTATACGTTCACCGATAATTCCGGTGCCCTTCGTACCAGCCGCGATTTTCTGTGCGAGCAAATGCCACCGATTACGGCATGGGCAAAACAGGCGCTCGTGATTCCGCTGACGGCAAATGAACCGCAAACGCTTGTGAGAGTGCTCAGTGCTTCCGACAGCAATGTCATTTCTGTTGACGGAGTGAACATTGGTGTGATCCAGGCAGGCCAGTTCGTGCAGATCGATAGTATCGGCCGCTCTCTGATCGAGGGTACGGGGCCGATCCTTGTCGGTGAATATCTGCACACAGCGAGCGGGGTGAATGCGCAGGCCGATCCCTCGCTCTCGATCGCCGACCGTCCGCCGGTCGTCGGCGGGATACATCATCTCACTGCGATCACGAACCCGACGGGCTTTACGTTTATCTTTAGCACGATCATCGCGAAGCAATCGGATGTCGGCTCCATCATGATCGACGGCGCTCCGATCAATCCGGCGGCCGCAAACCCCATCGGTGCGACCGGCTATTCGTTCGTTCGGTTTTCGCTCAGCGCCGGCGATCATATCGTGAGCGCCACCGCCCCCTACACAGTGAGCATCTGCGGTTTCGGTCAGGTCAGCAGCTATGCATACACATTCCCAACATCGCTCTTTGCGGATCCGAAGCTCAGCGTACCGACCGAATCTGCTGTAATCGATCGCTTCCGTATCGACCGCATTGCGCCGAACCCCGTCAATAGCGGCAACTCGATTCAGGCGCATGTTCAGTCCCCGGCCGGAACCCAATTACAATGGGCACTCTACGACGCGGCAGGCAGGAATGTATCCGGTGGCTCAACCGTCACCCACGGTGATGGCGTACTGAGTGTCGTCTTGGATGCACAACTACAAAACGGAATTTATCTGCTCCGAGTGAATGCGTTCGGTTCGTCCGGTGCCGTACTGCATTCGTCAGCAGAGAAGATTATACTCGCACGGTAG
- a CDS encoding T9SS type A sorting domain-containing protein produces the protein MKRSIPIAVIVPTLMLVYIALVDTARAQLSQYEYVTAFMQNQGGSEHENDFELRIAAPAGTTVRLSQRALSITFDTTVPAEGLLSLRLVSGDLSMGQPSVECSDIPAPQSGMAVEITTDQRAEVIAYEHKLWSTDSWEVLPREVLGTNYYVMSYKPSIYPGGNSTPGEFAVIGLADSSHITVTLPTDSKALPKGSTTLPINAGDVLIVQSKVDDSTSDLTGSKISSDRPVAVLAGHVRTAIPSYAKNFGSQTGSRDFLCEQMLPVSYWQPTAIATRTSSSTLPDLVRIISGVDGNTIKVDGITVGIFNAGQFYEIPKLDSYAVIKGSGPLLAVQFMHSSLDGNNNNGTPYGDPSMIVCPPLGYFFHEQHLIAESNTAYTSQFVSIVASDTDISKLTFDGHPIPATDERSVEGSGYTVADIPVTQGDHLIGSDAVKYSARVYGFGPIDSYGYALQAYHTLEESVPEEHTISSEDLILQDPVPNPSGGADRTICVRYTCTTQGSLQWQLVDGLGRVICSGSVQATGGNGVIDVANSSLLANGTYTVLVRSQTTTCTKQIVVAK, from the coding sequence ATGAAACGATCGATCCCAATCGCAGTGATAGTGCCAACGCTCATGCTTGTCTACATTGCCTTGGTTGATACGGCACGTGCACAGTTGTCTCAATACGAGTATGTCACTGCGTTCATGCAAAATCAGGGCGGGTCGGAACATGAAAATGATTTCGAGCTTCGCATTGCCGCTCCGGCGGGCACTACGGTACGCCTGAGCCAGCGTGCACTATCGATCACATTCGATACGACCGTGCCTGCAGAGGGGCTGCTGAGTCTGCGGCTCGTCTCAGGCGATCTGTCAATGGGACAGCCAAGCGTTGAGTGTAGCGATATCCCAGCCCCGCAGTCCGGGATGGCTGTCGAGATCACGACCGACCAACGCGCCGAAGTAATTGCCTATGAGCACAAACTGTGGTCGACCGACTCATGGGAAGTCCTGCCACGCGAGGTGCTTGGGACGAACTACTATGTGATGTCTTACAAACCGAGCATCTACCCTGGAGGCAATAGCACCCCGGGCGAATTCGCGGTGATCGGTCTGGCAGATAGCTCGCACATTACGGTAACGCTGCCGACCGATAGCAAGGCGCTACCGAAGGGCTCGACAACCCTACCGATCAATGCGGGCGACGTCCTGATTGTCCAATCGAAGGTCGATGATTCAACGAGCGATTTGACCGGCAGCAAAATTTCGTCGGATCGTCCGGTTGCAGTTCTCGCAGGACACGTGCGGACTGCGATTCCATCCTACGCCAAGAATTTCGGAAGTCAAACTGGTTCACGAGACTTTCTCTGCGAGCAGATGCTGCCGGTGAGCTACTGGCAGCCGACTGCAATCGCGACGAGAACATCCTCGTCCACGCTGCCCGATCTTGTTCGCATCATCAGTGGTGTGGATGGGAACACGATCAAAGTAGATGGAATAACAGTCGGCATATTCAATGCAGGACAATTCTACGAGATCCCCAAGCTCGATAGTTACGCAGTCATCAAGGGAAGCGGTCCACTGCTTGCGGTGCAGTTCATGCATTCGAGCCTTGATGGAAACAACAATAATGGGACACCGTACGGCGATCCCTCGATGATCGTCTGTCCGCCACTGGGCTACTTCTTCCATGAACAACACCTCATCGCGGAATCAAACACGGCATACACATCGCAATTTGTCAGTATCGTTGCGTCGGACACAGACATCAGCAAGCTGACATTCGACGGACACCCCATCCCTGCAACGGATGAACGGTCGGTCGAAGGCAGTGGCTATACGGTTGCGGACATCCCCGTCACGCAGGGCGACCATCTGATTGGAAGCGACGCCGTCAAATACAGCGCACGCGTCTACGGCTTCGGTCCGATCGATAGCTACGGATATGCATTACAGGCATATCATACACTCGAGGAATCGGTCCCGGAAGAACACACTATCAGCAGCGAAGATCTAATACTCCAGGATCCGGTGCCGAACCCCTCGGGCGGAGCGGATCGCACGATTTGCGTGCGTTACACATGCACTACGCAAGGATCGCTGCAGTGGCAATTGGTCGACGGTCTCGGCAGAGTGATTTGTTCGGGCAGTGTGCAGGCAACAGGAGGAAACGGCGTGATCGACGTGGCGAATTCGTCATTACTTGCAAACGGGACATACACCGTGCTGGTGCGATCGCAGACGACGACCTGCACGAAGCAGATCGTCGTTGCGAAGTAA
- a CDS encoding phosphoribosylaminoimidazolesuccinocarboxamide synthase yields MWTKKQQLYEGKAKKIWSVNESDDLVIQEFKNDATAFNGEKRGSWSNKGIVNNTVASTLFKYLESHGIKTHFVEQLSPNEMLIKKLTIVPLEVIVRNRSAGSFCKRYGAKEGIIFEKPTFEFSYKKDELGDPLINDSHAIALGLATEADIAQIREQALLVNDLLQTFFLDRGVILVDFKLEFGKHHGEILLGDEISPDTCRFWDAATGAKMDKDLFRFDLGDVSSAYATMLEKVTH; encoded by the coding sequence ATGTGGACAAAGAAGCAGCAGCTCTACGAAGGAAAAGCGAAGAAGATTTGGTCGGTCAATGAATCCGACGATCTTGTGATTCAAGAATTTAAGAATGATGCCACGGCTTTCAACGGCGAGAAGCGAGGCTCGTGGTCGAACAAAGGAATCGTGAACAATACGGTCGCTTCGACGCTCTTCAAATATCTCGAATCGCACGGCATCAAGACGCATTTCGTCGAACAGCTTTCGCCGAACGAGATGCTCATCAAAAAACTTACGATTGTACCGCTCGAGGTGATCGTGCGCAACCGTTCTGCCGGAAGTTTCTGCAAACGCTACGGCGCGAAAGAGGGCATTATCTTCGAGAAGCCGACCTTCGAGTTCTCGTACAAGAAAGACGAGCTCGGCGATCCGCTCATCAATGACAGCCACGCCATCGCCCTCGGCCTTGCTACAGAAGCCGATATCGCACAGATCCGCGAACAGGCGTTGCTCGTGAACGACCTGCTACAGACCTTCTTCCTCGATCGCGGGGTCATCCTCGTGGACTTCAAACTGGAGTTCGGCAAACATCACGGAGAGATACTCCTCGGCGACGAGATCTCACCGGACACCTGCCGTTTCTGGGATGCCGCTACCGGCGCGAAGATGGATAAAGACCTCTTCCGCTTCGATCTCGGCGACGTCTCGAGCGCCTATGCGACCATGCTCGAGAAAGTGACGCATTAA